Part of the Pseudodesulfovibrio hydrargyri genome is shown below.
AACTGTGCATTTCCGAGGAGGGATTCAGGCGGTATCCGTCGGCCCACGAGGGCCAGCTCACGCGCATCCGTTCTCAGCTGGTCAAGGAGCAGTCACTGGCGGGCATGGCCCGGGGGCTCAAGCTGGACCAGTGCATCCGCCTGGGCAGGGGCGAGGAGCTGCAGGGCGGCCGGGAGCGCGACGCGCTGTTGGCCGACGCCTTCGAGGCACTGCTCGGCGCGGTCTTTCTGGATGGCGGTTTCGAGGCCGCCCGCCGGACCATTCTGGAACTTTTCGAAGACGAGTGGCCCGCCCGGGCCATGCTGCCCGAGACCAAGGACTACAAGAGCCGGTTGCAGGAGGTGGCCCAGGAGCTGTTCCGCGACAGGCCGGTGTACGTGCTCTCCGGGACCAGCGGTCCGGAGCACGAGAAGCTGTTCGAGGTGGACGTGACCCTGCCGCGCGGCGAGCGGTTTCGCGGCGTCGGCAGCAGCGTGAAGCGGGCCGAGCAGGAGGCCGCGCGCATGGGCCTCGAGTTCCTCGAAGAGGAATAGAACCCCGCCACACCACCCGGCCAAAACGACCGGAGACCAAGCCCTGCGGGACTATCCCGCAGGGCCGGTTCCGATCGTCTTCAGTCGCGTCTTGCCGTTTGCGGCTAGCCGCCGATGAGCTGCATGGCCATCCTCGGCAGGGAGTTGGCCTGCGCCAGCATGGCGACAGCGGACTGGGTGAGAATCTGGTTGCGCACGAACTCGGTCATTTCCTGCGCCACGTCGACGTCGGAAATGCGGGACTCTGCGGCCTGCAGGTTCTCGGCCTGGATTTCCAGGTTGGTGATGGTGTTCTCCAGCCGGTTCTGCATGGAACCGAGGTTGGCGCGGATCTTGTCCTTGGAGATGATCGCCTGGTTGATCGCCTCCATGGCCGACTGGGCCAGGGCCTGGGTGGAGATCGACTTGCCCGCGTTCTGGGCTTCCCAGGTGGCGCCGGAACTCTTCAGAGCGGCCAGGTGCCCGAGTCCGAAAGAGGACGCGGTGGAACCCTGGATGGCCACGTAGTAGTAGTCCTCGGCCGAGTCGTTGCCGGTGCCGAAGTGGATCTTCAGCGGGCCGGTGGCCTGGAGGCCCGTACCGTCGTGGTCGACACCGGGGTCGCCGGACAGGTTGCCGTTGAGCAGGTAAATTCCGTTGAAGTCCGTCGCGTGGGCGATACGGGTGATCTCCGAGCACATTGCCTGGTATTCGGAGTCGATGATCATCCGCTGGTCGGAGTTGTAGGTACCCGTGGACGCCTGCATGGCCAGCTCCTTCAGACGAATGAGCTTTTCGTCGACCACCTGCAGCGCGCCGTCCGCGGTCTGGATCAGCGAGATCGCGTCGGACGCGTTGCGGATGCCCTGGTGCAGGGAGCTGATTTCCGAACGCATGAGCTCGCGAATCGCCAGGCCGGCCGCGTCGTCCGCAGCGGTGCCGACACGCAGGCCGGAAGACAGACGCCGGGTGGAGACGCCGAGCCGGCCGTAATGGTCGGACAGGTTCCTCTGGGCGTTCATGGCCATGAGGTTGTGGTTAATGACTAAAGACATCAGAACCCTCCTTGTTCGATTCTCAAATCCATTTTGCCAAGATTAAGCATCATGTGTGCCAACTTAACTTTATCAAGTAATGTTAAGATGATAAGTGTCTAAAAAAAGTCTAGAAAGGCCAATTTTTCCCCTTCCCCAAACGGCCGCAAACCCCCGCCCGTCAATGCTTTGTCAATATTTGCCGGGTGGGGAGGGGATCGTCGAAGGGCCTCGACAGTGCCTTAAGAAGGTAAGGAAAGCCGCCCGGGCGGCGGCGATCGGCGGAAAGAGGCGCGGCTGCGCCGCGGGAGCCGGTGAAGGGGGTTGCACCCCCTTCAGCCTCCGAGAGCCGCTGTGCAGGCCGAAGCCTGCACAATGCTCCATGCCCTCCCGGCGGGGTCCATTTTTTTGCTGGCCCAAAAAAATAGACGAAAAAAAGGGCCTGGGGGGTTGGGTGGCCGCCCGGAGAACGGGGGGCAAGAAGCTGATCCGCTCGGGTCGGCTCCCGAATCGAGGCTCGCGGCGATTCGAAGAGCCGCCTCCCCTCGCGGTCAGCTTCTAACCCCCCGTTCAAGGGCTGGTTTGGGTGAAGGTAAGAGGCGTGGTGGGGCGCGGGAGGGCGTGCCTTGGCGCGTAACCGAGAGAGCCGCTGTCGGACGCGGGGCGTCCGAGTCGCTCCATTGGCAGCCTTGTGGAGTTCCAACCGAGTCTTCTGCCGGGCCAAACGCCACGGCCCAATACATTTATACGCAGGGCGGTAATCGGCAGCGGACCCTAGAGTCCGTCCCTGGCGGCGAAGCGGCGGCTGGATCGCGTCTGCGCAGCAGACATCTATCCAGCCAGCGAAAGCCGCCTACGGGCTCTTGGGTCCGCTTCCGCCGTACTCGCACCGCAGCGCAGTTTTTGCTTCCTTTTTTCTGCGCCAGCAAAAAAGGAAGTCGCCGTAAAGGCGAAATTCGAGAGTAAGGCGGACAGCCAAATGTCCCAACGCGAATGCGAGGACAGGCAACAGCGTCAAAATTCCTTCCGGCACAGGGCGGCGAGGACAACGCCGAACCGGAGCTGGTTGTGAGGACGGCCCCGATCCGAAGCTGGCGGCGAGGTCCTTCTTCACTTTTCGAGCCCGCTCCATAAGCCGGACGGCCCGGCGATGTCGCATGACATCGGCCGGGCCGCTGGGTTTTCTTTGCCCCCCGGTGGGTGGCCGGGGGGCCTTGGAGAAGGACGTCTATGAGTATGGGTTACTTGAGACCTCTGTTGGTTACCGCTTCATCGAGATGACTTCGCCAAGCAGCGAATCCACGGTGGTGATCACCTTGGTGTTGGCCTGGAAGCCGCGCTGTGTGGTGATCATGCGCACGAACTCGGTGGCCATGTCCACGTTGGACATCTCGAGCGCGTTGCCGTCGATGGTGCCCTTGCCCGAGCTCCCCGCCTGGCCGGTCAGGGCCGGGCCGGATTCAAGGGTTTCGGTGAACAGGTTGCCGCCCTCGCGGCGCAGCCCGTGCTGGTTGGTGAAGGTGGCCAGGGTCACGGCGAAGAGCTCGAGCACCTGCCCGTTCGAATAGTGGCCGGATATGACACCCTCGCGGGAAACCGAGATGTTCTGCAGGATGCCCGCGGAGTAGCCGTTCTGGCTCTGGTACAGGGTGGACGAGCCGCCGGTGTCGAAGCTCTGGGTGGCCAGGGCCGAGACCGCCGGGTCCTTGAAGTTGGCCAGGTATCCGGTGTTGCTGATGTTGTTGCCGACCATGGCCGCGGTGGTGGGCAAGGTGCCCAGGCCGCCCCCCCAGCCGATGGTGGTGGCGCCGCTCCCGTTGCTCGACAGCTCCTTGTTGGAGATGCCGAAATCGATCTGGAGGGGCGTGGCGTTGGTCGCCTCGGCCGTGCTGGCGTTGGACTTGCCCAGGAAGTTGGCGGTGCATACCGGGAAGCCGCTGGTGGAGAAGTCCGCCAGGTCCCAGTTGTTCAGGTCCTTGATGTTGGCGCCGCCGTTGGACTTCAGCGTGTAGGCGCTCATGCCCGAGAGCTGGCCGGTGGTGAAGGTCAGGGTGCCGATCATGAGCACGCCCGCGGCCGAGGTCCGGCTCTCGCCGATGGAGGTCATCAAGCCGTTGGCCCCGGAGAGCATGCGCCGGTCGGCCGACGGCTCGCAGGTGACCATGTATTCCCAGACCGTGTCGCCGCCCGCGTTGCTCATGGTCACCTTGTCGAAGTACACGGTCAGGTTGTGGGCCGTGCCGATCTCGTCATAGACCTTGAGCGTGGTCGAATAGCCATACAGGGTGGAGGCCAGCGGCGTCTCGGCCGTGCCGTCCCAGTTGTTGAACATCGCGAAATAGGGATTGGCCGAGCTGGTGGAGCCGTCCGCGGCCGTGGGGTCCAGGTTGGTGACGATGGACACGTTGGTGGTCGCGTTGGGCTCGGACTGGAAGTTCTCCATGCGGATGTTGGTCGGCGTGCCGATGATCCGCGCGGACCTGTTTTCATTCGTGGTGGTCGAGGTGGTCGTGGTCACCGTGGTGGTGGTGCGCTCGATCTCCCATCCCTGGAGAACGTAGCCGTGCGGGTCCACCAGGTAGCCGTCGTTGTCGAAGCGGAAGTTGCCCGCCCTGCTGTAGTATTTCATGTCCTCGCCCAACGGGGAGACCACGAAGAGCCCGTCGCCGGAGATGGCCATGTCCGTGGCCTCGGTGGACGACTCGAAGGCGCCCTGGCCCCAGTCCGAGTAGATGGTGGACACGCGCACGCCCCGTCCCACCTGGCCCACGCCGTTGACCGTGGCGAAGTCGGCGCTGGCGAGGTCCTCGAACTGCATCATGGCGCCCTTGAACCCCGTGGTGTTCACGTTGGCCAGGTTGTTGCCGATGACCGTCATGCGTTCCGAGTGTACCGTAAGGCCGGTGATACCCGAATACAGTGATGCTCCTAAACCCATAATAACCTCCTAATCTCTTCTCCAAGAGCCCGGGACCGCCCTCGGCCCCAGGTGAAATAATCGTTCTTCGGCTACGCTTCGGCCTCGGTGTCGCCTTCGCCTTCACCTTCGTCGCCGCCTTCGGCCTGGTCGCTGCCCTCGGTCCCGCCGGTGGCGCCGTCCCCGTTGCCCTCACCGGAGGTGTCTTCGGAGTCGACCACCGAGGATGCGTCGGGATTGACGACTTCCTTGACGTTGAGCATGTTGATGAACCGGCCGTCCTCCAGGCGCAGGTACTGGGTGCCGTTTTC
Proteins encoded:
- the rnc gene encoding ribonuclease III gives rise to the protein MDTAELQDCIHHRFAQVKFLETALTHSSFANEQSGIEDNERLEFLGDAVLELCISEEGFRRYPSAHEGQLTRIRSQLVKEQSLAGMARGLKLDQCIRLGRGEELQGGRERDALLADAFEALLGAVFLDGGFEAARRTILELFEDEWPARAMLPETKDYKSRLQEVAQELFRDRPVYVLSGTSGPEHEKLFEVDVTLPRGERFRGVGSSVKRAEQEAARMGLEFLEEE
- a CDS encoding flagellin N-terminal helical domain-containing protein, with translation MSLVINHNLMAMNAQRNLSDHYGRLGVSTRRLSSGLRVGTAADDAAGLAIRELMRSEISSLHQGIRNASDAISLIQTADGALQVVDEKLIRLKELAMQASTGTYNSDQRMIIDSEYQAMCSEITRIAHATDFNGIYLLNGNLSGDPGVDHDGTGLQATGPLKIHFGTGNDSAEDYYYVAIQGSTASSFGLGHLAALKSSGATWEAQNAGKSISTQALAQSAMEAINQAIISKDKIRANLGSMQNRLENTITNLEIQAENLQAAESRISDVDVAQEMTEFVRNQILTQSAVAMLAQANSLPRMAMQLIGG
- a CDS encoding flagellar hook protein FlgE, translating into MGLGASLYSGITGLTVHSERMTVIGNNLANVNTTGFKGAMMQFEDLASADFATVNGVGQVGRGVRVSTIYSDWGQGAFESSTEATDMAISGDGLFVVSPLGEDMKYYSRAGNFRFDNDGYLVDPHGYVLQGWEIERTTTTVTTTTSTTTNENRSARIIGTPTNIRMENFQSEPNATTNVSIVTNLDPTAADGSTSSANPYFAMFNNWDGTAETPLASTLYGYSTTLKVYDEIGTAHNLTVYFDKVTMSNAGGDTVWEYMVTCEPSADRRMLSGANGLMTSIGESRTSAAGVLMIGTLTFTTGQLSGMSAYTLKSNGGANIKDLNNWDLADFSTSGFPVCTANFLGKSNASTAEATNATPLQIDFGISNKELSSNGSGATTIGWGGGLGTLPTTAAMVGNNISNTGYLANFKDPAVSALATQSFDTGGSSTLYQSQNGYSAGILQNISVSREGVISGHYSNGQVLELFAVTLATFTNQHGLRREGGNLFTETLESGPALTGQAGSSGKGTIDGNALEMSNVDMATEFVRMITTQRGFQANTKVITTVDSLLGEVISMKR